The DNA region TGTGGATGATTGAACCTAATAACTTATCCTTTTCAGGAAGTTATGGTTCAGAACTCCAGAAACGCGAGGCGTGGTAGCAGTGCTGGTAGAGGCGCTAGTAGAGGTGTAGGTAGGAATGTGAGTGGTGAAGCTACTCCCAAAAGGGTAACTAACATCCCCATGGAACGAGAAGATCATTCCCAAACTGGAACGAACTCTCAAGCTGACACTCGAGATGTTCGTGAACTTGTTGCGGCTGTGTTAGTTCAAACACAACAAAATGCTCAAATCCTGTAAATCACTCGTGATCATCAACTTTTTCAGCAACAGCAAATAGAAACCGTGCAGGAAGATACAGGATTGAACTCGTTTCTGAAAGGTAAACCACCACAGTTTGGTGGTGACTTTAATCCGGAGGGTGCTGAGAAATGGTTGCAAGAGATAGAGAAGATATTTTCTTTCACTCATTGTAGAGAGAATAGAAGAGTCGGTAATGCAACATTCATGCTGACAAGCGACGCTGAAGCCTGGTGGAGAGGAAAACATAGATTATTGGAAGAGGAAGGAAGAGAGATAAACTGGATCTTGTTCAAAGAAGAATTTTTGGGGAAGTATTTTCCAAAGCTATGTAGGAAAGAGAAGGAGAGAGAATTCCAGAACCTGCGTCAAGGTATGATGACAATGGGAGAGTATAATAGGAAGTTTGAATCCTTGCTAAAGTATTCTGAATTTTACCGCTTGCATCCAAGGGAAGAATGGATGTGTGAAAAGTACCAAGATGGATTGAAATATGATATCTAGAGGGCGGTTCTACCTCTGCATATTATGCGTTTTGGTGAGCTGATAGAAATATGTTTGGAGTTGGAAGGAATTGACAATAGTAAGAATCAATATGGATCAGGAGTACCAACCCGAAACAACAATCACAAGGGCCATTTTAACCGAGGCCATGGAGGAAGGACCCAACAAGGGGGTTGTCCATATCAAAGGCCTACACCATATCATAACCAGGATTTTAGGAGGTTAATGTTCAAGTGTTACAGCTGTGGAGGGGCACATCTTAACAAAGATTGTCCAAATAGAAATATTGGAGCTTGTTTTTGTTGTGGTCAAAAGGGCCATTTTGTCAAAGATTGTCCCCAAGGACAAAATCAACCAACATGCCAGAAGAGCGTCCTAATAAACAATAACAATGTAGGGAGAGCAAGGAACGGAGGCCCAAATGTTGGTTAAGGACCTCAGAATCAGAACAAGCCAACCACAAGAAGAGTATTTGCAATTAGAGGAGCTGAGATCTCAAAGTCAGATGGGTTAATCCAAGGTATGTGTTTAATTGGAGATATGTTGGTATCAATATTATACGATTCAGGAGCTACACATTCATTTATATCTACATCTTGTGCGGAAATTTTGGGATTTGAAATTGTTGATCTCAACTATAAGTTGACAATTACTACTCCCTCGGGAGAAAGAATGGTAACTTGTTCAGTCTGTGCAGACGGCCCTATAACTTTAGAAAATTGAAGATTCTTAGTAGATCTTGTAGTACTCCCGCTAAAAGACCTAGATGTCATCTTAGGAATGGATTTCTT from Lathyrus oleraceus cultivar Zhongwan6 chromosome 1, CAAS_Psat_ZW6_1.0, whole genome shotgun sequence includes:
- the LOC127099211 gene encoding uncharacterized protein LOC127099211, with protein sequence MSRLKEVMVQNSRNARRGSSAGRGASRGVGRNVSGEATPKRQQQIETVQEDTGLNSFLKGKPPQFGGDFNPEGAEKWLQEIEKIFSFTHCRENRRVGNATFMLTSDAEAWWRGKHRLLEEEGREINWILFKEEFLGKYFPKLCRKEKEREFQNLRQGMMTMGEYNRKFESLLKYSEFYRLHPREEWMCEKYQDGLKYDI